The following is a genomic window from Spiribacter sp. 1M189.
GCCACGAATCAGGATCCGAGCGATGATTCGGGACAGCCACCAACCGAAGGTTCTCATCGCGGCCGGTGATGGCCACATCACCGAGATCGAGATGATTAAAGGACTGCGCCGGGAAGGCATTAATATCCACGCGGCACTCGAGTCCACTTCACCCCATCTAGAAGATTTAGAGGCCAGTGGCGTCCCAGTTCGGACACTGGATCTGCGGAGCAATATCGACCTACGGAACGCCCGTCAGATCCGCCGCTGGATAAAGCAAGAACACTTCGACATCGCCCACGGCCTGGCGAATCGCCAGGTCGCCAACTTCATCACCGCCAGCTATGGCCTGCCAAACAACGTCATTGCCTATCGCGGCGCCATCGGACACGTTTCCCGGTGGGATCCTAGCTGCTATATCAAATGGTTAAATCCACGGATCGATAAAATCATCTGCGTATCAAAGGCGGTTGAACGCGATCTTGCCGCCAACGGCGTGAGATCCGACAAACTCATCACGATCTACAAAGGCCACGACCTCGCCTGGTACGAGAAGCTGGATCCCCATGCCGCCCGCCGGTCAGTCAATGACGAATTCAGCATTCCGGATAGCGCCGTTTTAATCGGCATCGCAGCCAATATGCGGCCAGTCAAGGGGGCCGATCTCCTGCTGATGGCAATGCTCGAGCTCCCGGACCATGTCCATGCACTGCTCATCGGCGAGGCCCGCGACCCACAACTCGAAACACTTGCTGCCGATCCCCGTATCCGCGATCGAGTCCACTTCACTGGCTTCCGGAAAGATGCTCCGCGCCTAATCGGCGCACTCGACATCAACACCGCACCGTCCAGGGGTCGCGAAGGCCTGACCAAGACGGTGATTGAAGGTATGGCCCAGCAAGTCCCCGCGGTCGTCTCTACGGCCGGCGGCCTACCGGAACTCGTGGATGACGGAATAACCGGTCGTGTCATCGCGATCGACGACCTGAACGGGCTTATCGACGCGCTGCTATCGCTGGTTGAGTGCGGTGATCTTCGTCAGAGAATGGGGCTGGCCGCAAAGACCGTCATAAAAGAAAAAATTAATATAGAACGAACTATAAGTTCAACCGCAGAAATATATCGCACTATCGAGTCAAATGGAGCATCTAAATTTGACCGATAAGAAAATCCATATTGCTGCTGCAACTGACTCAAACTATGCCCAGCATATTTGCGTACTCTCGACATCTGTCCTTTGCAATTCAAAAGATCCCGGCAATATATTTTTCCATATCCTGGACTGCGGCATAAAAAAGGCCGAAAAAAACTTAATCGCTGACAATATAAGAGGTTTCTCCGGCAACGTTTATTTCCTTGAGGTTGACGCACACCAACTATCGGCACTGCCCAATACAAGGCATACTAAGGCATCTTATGCACGGTTGTTTGCACCCGACCTACTACCACGCGAGATCTCGCGACTAATCTATCTTGATTCGGATATCATCGTCCTCGACGATGTCTCGGGACTTTATACTTTCCCGCTCGACGGTAAAATAATCGCTGCTGCCAGGGACTTTTCCACATCCTCCGGCGAAAGGCTAGGTCTCGGGCATGGGAACTACTTTAACTCCGGCGTCCTCTTGCTGGATCTGAACCAATGGCGGGAAAGAAGTCTAAGCGATGTGATAAAAGGGCATTTGATAGAGGCTCCTAGTGCCTTTCACTTCGCTGATCAGGATGCCCTCAACATCACTTTCAGCAGCTCATGGAAGGAACTCCCCCCCCGCTGGAATACACAGCTTGGCGTCTATAATAGCCGTCGAGAAAAGTGGGCGGGGCTTGGATTCAAAAAGGACGATCTTGCAGCAGCATTGAGAAACCCAGCAATCGTTCACTACATCAATAACAGCAAACCGTGGCTATATAAATCAACGCATCCTTTAAAAAGTCTTTATTGGCACTACCTACAGATGACTCCGTTCCGCGACTATCGCTATCCGGACAAGAACATCCGCACCATGATTAAAAAATCCATCGACCTGAAGCGGATTGCAAAAGGAATCAGATGCCGAAGGGCGTTCGCGGGGAGAATATGAAGAAATTGGATGTTGTACTGAGCGCAGACGAGCGGTACGCCGAGCATCTTTCTGTCGTTCTAGTCTCTACGCTCATGAACTGTTCCGACCCGGGCCGAATCCGATTCACAATACTTGACGGCGGCCTTCATCCGGAAACCGCAGACCGGCTGTCTGCACTGGTGGAAGGCTATGGCGCCAACATGGTTCTCAGCTCCCAATCGCAGGCGCTTTATCAGAACTTTCCAGTGAATGCGGAGCGGATGAGCGTAGCGGCCTACTATCGAATCTCGATCGCGGAGATTTTACCCAGCGATGTCGCGCGAGCGCTTTATCTGGATTGTGACCTAGTGATTGAAAGGGACATTCTCGAACTAGTGACCTTCTCCATTGATCACGATATGGCGGTGGCGGCGGTCGAGGACATATCCAGGACGCCCGCATATCAGCGCCTCGACATCCCGCCACATCACTACTTCAACTCAGGGGTCCTGTTGTTGAACCTTCCTTACTGGCGACGCCATTCAATAGGGGAACAGGTGAGACAATTCAAGGACCGATTCGCGGAAAAGCTCACAACGAACGATCAGTGCGCGCTGAACGGGGTCCTCTGGGATCGATGGGTACGGATGCCCTTGTTGTGGAATCAGCAGTCCGGGGTTTACAGGCGGCGTATGCGGCGATCGGGCATCACCGGATACAGCGAGGCGGACTTTCGGCAGGCCATCAAATCACCGGGAATAATCCACTACGTCGGAGCACGGAAGCCATGGGGCGCAGTCTGCCCCCACCCGCTCCGTGACCGGTACCATTACTACCGGGCGCGAACACCGTGGCCATACCGCCGGAAGGCCTCCATGTCAGAATATTTAGTGCGCGTACGGAAGGCCCATCACTATTTAAAGGGAGCCTACTACCGCCGCCAGTATGTCGGTGGCGCAGGCGGAAGGGGGCAATCCCCGAACTGACCGCTATGTCTATCTGCGGCCGAGTCAATTCCTTTGGTAGTGTTCGATCAGCTTTCGCGCGTGTCCGGACATGGAGAACGCAGCTTCCACCCGTTGCCGCGCGGTTTCCTCCATCCGTGATCGGTCGTGCGGGTTGTCCATCAAATCGTTGATGGCGGCCGCCCAGGCGTCTGCGTCATCTGGACTGACAAGCCTTCCGCCGCCAGATCCGATAACCTCAGGGATAGCGCCGGTTTCGGCGCCAACAACCGCGGTACCTGCGGCCATTGCCTCTACAACGCCGAGACCGAAAGCTTCGTTGCGCGATGGCACGCAGACAACATCCATCGCTTTAAGCCATTCCAGGATATTTTTCTGGAACCCGAGGAAGTGGATATTCGCATCAACCTTTTGCTCGCTTATCTCCGACTGAAGCTGTCCAAGGAATCTGACATCCTCGCTGTTTCCAGTGTCGGTGGCGCCAATCACAACTGCAGTCCAGTCATCCGTGCTCCGTCGCCGGCGCAGCGCGCCCAACGCCCTGACCCATTCCAGATGACCCTTGTCACGACTTATACGGGCCGGCAACCCGATCACGAACCGTGACGGATCAATACCGATCGACCCGAGCAGCTGCTCGCGCGCCCCATCACCGAAAGGGAACTCAAAGTCCGTCAAATCCACCCCGGGGTAGAGACGCGATATCTTTTCCGGACAAACCGGAAACGCAGCGATATTGCGTTGATATGTCGCATCGCTAATTGAAAAGATCCGGTTCACCTTCCCGTACGCCCATCGGTGATAGACGTCTTTCTTGGGTTTAGTCACGCCCATATGATCGGTAAAGAAGAGCTGGAGCTCCGGATTCAGGGCAACGCATAGAGCCGCGATACGCATATCACCCGATTTGTGTGCATGGAGAACCCGGATGTTGTTGTGCTGTATGTAGTCGAGGACTCGCTTGATCCACAACGGTGCCAGTTTCATGCCTGGAATTTCCAGGCAAGGCAAGCCGGCGGAGACAAAGCTCTCAGCAACCCGCGATCCCCGGGCGGCAAGCCCATGGGCTTCCCAGCCCAACATCCGCAGAGCCTGGGCTGCCCGGGCCGGATACATTTCAAGACCGCCCCAGCTCCGGGACAGGCACATGTGGAGTACTTTCTCGGGGACTGGCTCGGTCATGAAATCGCCTACAGGAAAGCTCGACTGATGGCGACTGCAACCTCGGAGAGATCTATTTCCGCCATATCTGATTCACCCGCGCTCTGTGGCGGGGAAAAGGCAAGCCGCCGCGCCGCCTCATTGGTGGTCTGCCACCTTAAGGCCGTCGATGATCGTCGATTGGGGTAAAACCCAACCGTTCTGGCATTCAGCGCACCGGCAATATGCAATGGCCCGGTCGAACCGCTGATGAAAGCCTGACCCAATGCGATCAGCTTCGCAAAGGTAATCAGTCCGTCGCTCGAATCATGGTGCGCAACGCCCCGGCGGCGGACCCCGCGTACCACTTCGGCCGCAATAGATGACTCGCCGGGCCCACTCGTCACGAGCACAAAGACATCAGGGGCATCAATCGCGTCGATCAGTCGCGCATAAGCCGATGGACTGAGATTCGCTGCCGAACCTCCACTGCCCGGATGCACCAGGAGGAGCCGGTCTGAATCGGCAAACCCGTACTTGCGCTGGCACTGATGGCGAAGCCGCTCGAGTGCACTGCCATCAAAAGCCAGGAAGGGTGGGTCCGGCCGGTCCGGCAGTGGGATATGCCAGTCCTCTGCGAAGCGCCGGATCAGATCGCAGTTGTACTCGAACTCGGGCTTCAACGACTTGGACCGGCGCTGGATCAGCCGATCGGTCAGCCAGAGCTGGGCGAGTTTGCTGGCCGGTCCCAGCCGATAACCGATGCATCCCCTGACTAGCGCCCGCAGGGTAGGGGTATCGTTGTGCAAAACGATCGAGGCATCGAAACCGGCGGACTCGAGCCGTGTAGCCAACGCGACGCCGGGTTGGGCATCATCCACGATGACCTCATCGATGTGCGGGCAATGCGCCGCCATATCGGCAACTGCCCTCGAGACCAGAACACCGATCCGACCAGCCGGCATCATTTCCCGTAACCAGGCGAGCGCCGGCCACGCCAGCATGAAATCGCCGAGCTTGTCGTTACGGACAACCAGAACGCTCGGCAAGAAACCTCTACTCCTGCGCATGCTGACGCTGACGCTCAACCAGGCCACCGGTGATGACTGCCAGCCAGAAAGCATAGGTCATCACGCCATTATTTGAACCCAGGGCGTTATGAGCCATCCCGTAGGTCACGAAGTTGGTCACAAGCATCGCACCGGCTGTGGCCAGGATACAGGTCTCCCGATCAACACTCCGTATAAGCCTCTTCATGAAAAACGCCAGGGGGACGGCATAAACCGCAAAGAGCCAGATCGCACCGAACAACCCCTTTTTGGCAAGCACGTTGAGCCAGTCGTTATGCGCATGATTGAACGTTGCGATTTCTTCGGCAATCACATCCCGATCGGCCATTGATGCCATCTCGGACCGATAACCACTTTCTCCCCAGCCGAATAGGGGACGTTGCTGAAAAAGCTGTATGGCACCCGACCAGATCTGAAACCTCTGGCCGACCGAACCGGGCGATGTCCCTTGGGAATATGCCTCAAGATCCTGCGCGGTCTCGGTAACACGCTGAGCCACACCCGACTGCGGGATTACGGCAGCCGTTACGGCCAGCGTCAGCATTGCGAGCAGTAGGCCGCCAAGCAGGCGCTTATGCCCCAACCGTACCAGCGTGAAACCCGCGAGGACGAGCAGAGGCAGCAGACTAATCCAGCTGGAGCGGCTACCCGAGAGCAGCACCATGACCAGCGCCGAGAGACCGCCGATTGCAGCGAACAGCGCATGGACGTATCGACGCTCCACCGTCAGAAACCAGACCCCGCCTAGAACCGAGAGACTAAAGAAAAGCGCTCCTAGATTTCCCAGGTGTTCCGGGCCAACAAAACCTGTTGCCCTGGGCGCCCCCTCCAGCGCCGTTTGCCAGAGGGCAACAACACAGCCGCCGATCGACCCTAGTGCAATCCCGACCCATACCACTCCCCAGTCAAGCCGATACTTGGCGAGCGCAACGAGGCATAGGGAGGCGAAGAGCAACCGACTCGGCTGATCCAAGGCATCGATGCCACGACCCCTGAGCATGGCCTCAAGCATCCAGACAAGAGAGTAGGCCACCATAACGATGAAAACCCACGATTCGGCACTGCCGAGACGACGGAAATCCCGCCCCCTGACCCGGATAACGCTCACAATCAGCAGGAGCAGGGCGCCAATCGAATAGCCAGAGGGCAGAACAAGGGCCAAAGCGGCCATCAGGAAAACCGCGAGGGTAAGCCAGCGGGGGGCGGTGGATTGATGGAATGCGGCCAACAACCCGTTTACCTTCTCAGTCACTCCCGACCAGCCACTCCATGTAATCCCTGACTCCCGCTCGGACATCCCGAAACTCACCCGGATATCCGGCATCCCGCAACCGAGAGACATCCGCCTCGGTAAAGCTCTGATAACGGTCGCGCAGCTGATCCGGGAAAGGAATGTACTCAACCTCTCCCCGACCAAAGTACTCGATCACACCATGAGCGATGTGGTTGAAGGGTTCGGCTCGCCCCGTGCCGCAATTGAACACGCCACTCACCCCCGGATTCTCCAGTAACCAGCGCTTTACCGCGACCGTATCTTCCACGTAGACGAAGTCGCGCCGCTGTTCGCCATCGTCGTAGCCGTCACAACCCTCGAAAAGCCGTACTTTGCCGTCGGCGTGCAACTGCTGGTAGTGATGATAGGCAACACTCGCCATACCGCCCTTGTGCTGCTCGCGCGGGCCATAGACGTTGAAATAGCGCAATCCGGCCACCTGACTTCCGGCCCTCGGCAACCTCGCTTCGACATACTGGTCGAAAAGCGCCTTGGAATAACCGTAGACGTTTAACGGCCGCTCCTCGCCAATCCGCTCGCGGAAATCGTGACCGGCGCCATAAACCGCCGCCGATGAGGCGTAGATGAACGGAATGCGATAAGCCAGGCAGATATTCAGCGCCTGCTTCGAGTACTCGAAGTTGTTCTCCATCATGTAGCGGCCATCCCACTCGGTGGTATCCGAACAGGCACCCAGATGAAAAACCGCGTCAACGGCCTCGTCCCCGTTCTCCACCAACCAGTCGAGAAACTGATTCTGATCCAGGTAGTCGGCGACACCGGCATCGCGGATGTTGAGAAACTTTGTGCCATCGGTCAGATCGTCGACCACGAGCACATCGTCGCGACCCTCCGCATTGAGCCCATGGACAAGATTGCTACCGATGAAACCCGCACCGCCAGTTACAACAATCACGATTCACCTTCCTTCACTCATACGGATTCCCCCAACCCTCCGGCCGCCGCGAAAATCGCCGGTACGTCCACTGATACTGCTCCGGACATTCGCGCACAACCTTCTCTATCTCCCGATTAAGCGCCGTGGCGGCCACTTCCGGGTCTGCATCTCCGACCGGTTCCGTCACTCGTCGCCAGTGCAGTCGATAGCCAGCGCCATGCTCCAGCCGTTCCGCCCAACCGATGACCACCGGCGCATCGGTGCGCGCCGCCAGTTTGCCGAATAACGTCATGGTTTTCGCGCGGCGGCCAAAGAATGGAACGAACACACCCTCACCCGGCGGGGACTGATCCGGCAGCACGCCCACGGCTTCGCCAGCCTTGAGCGCCTTGAACAGGGCCCGGATTCCGGAGGGTCGTGCGGGCCAGAATATGGCCCCACTCCGCGATCGGCCGCGATTCAGCAACATCTCCAGATCGGCCCAGCGTGGTGGACGGTAGAGCGCATGGAGCCTGACGCGCTGCGCAAGCCACATCTGCAGCAACTCCCAGGCACCGTGATGCGGCGCGATGACCAGCAGCCCCCGGCCCTCGGCGAGCGCTCCATCCACTTCATCCGCGCCCTCCACCGAACGAATCAATCCCAGCACCCGGGGCACTGGCCATTTCCAGAGCGCAGCCAACTCAAACAACCCCTTGGCATTCTCACGCAACGCCGCACGCGCCAGCCTCTCGCGCTCCTCCACCGACAACTCGGGAAAGCAGAGCTCGACGTTGACCCGGGCGACATGCCGCTCCTCCCGGTGCAACCGCTCGCTCAACCAGGCGACGGCGCGACCCAGGCGATGCAATGCCGGCAGGGAGAGATGGGAGAACAATCCGAGAAGGCAGTCGATGGCCCTGCCACGACCACGCAGCGGCTGTTCCATATCCGCGTCAGCCGCTGCCGGGGAGGCGGGAGACGGCGGTTTCACTCCCGGCGGTGATGCTCGGCCAGCGCCGGATCGTCCGGATCAAAGTCACGGATGAAGTACTCGGCACCGCAATAGGGACACTTGCCTTCGCCGGTCTTGTGAACCGGAATATAGACCTTGGGATGGCTGTTCCAGAGGTACATGCCCGGCATGGGGCAGGAGAGCGGGAGGTCATCGACGGTGACCTCGTAGCGGTTCTCGCTATTCGGCTTGATCAGATCGGGGCGATCGTGAGTTTGCGGATCAGGCACGGCAGTCTCCTCGAATCAGTCTCCGGCCGCGTCAGGCGACGGGCGTCAGCCATTCATGATGGGCATCGGAACGCCCTTCCACCAGGGCGAAGAAGCGACTCTGGATATCCGTCGTGATCGGGCCACGTCGGCCCTCCCCGATAACCCGGCCATCAAGCTCGCGGATGGGCGTCACTTCGGCGGCTGTTCCCGTGAAGAACGCCTCGTCGCAGACATAGACCTCGTCCCGGGTAATGCGCCGTTCACGGACTTCGTAACCCGCCTCACGGGCCAGCGTCATGATGGCATCCCGCGTGACGCCGGCAAGCGCCGAGTGCAGCTCGGGCGTATGGATGACACCATCGCGGATCAGGAAGAAATTCTCTCCGGAACCCTCGGCCACGAAGCCTTCCGGATCCAGCAGCAGGGCCTCGTCATACCCACAGGCAACGGCTTCCTGGAGCGCCATCATGGAGTTGATGTACTGACCATTGGCCTTGGCCCGGCACATCGCGATGTTGACGTGATGGCGGGTGAACGAGGAGGTGCGAACGCGGATGCCCCGCTCCATGTTCTCCTCGCCCATGTATGAGCCCCAGCTCCAGGCGGCCACGATCAGGTGGGTCTGCAGATTGTCGGCCCGCAGGCCCATGCTCTCGGCGCCGTAGAAGGCCATCGGGCGGATATAACCGCTCTCGAGCCCATTCTCGCGCACCGCTGCGCGACAGGCCTCGATGACTTCGTCCTGCGACCAGGGGAGCGACATGCCAAGGATTTTGGCGGAGTCGAACAGGCGACGGACATGCTCAGGCAGTCGGAAGATGGCCGGACCGCGGTCCGTCTTGTAGGCACGGATGCCCTCGAACACCCCCATCCCGTAATGCAGGGTATGTGTGAGCACATGCACCTGAGCGTCGCGCCAGGGCACTAACTCACCGTCCATCCAGATCCAACCGTCGAGATCGGCCATGCTCATGCGCGGCTCTCCTAAGCGTTCTCGTCTGCCCCGGGTTCCATGACCGCGCCCCAGACCCCGGCGACCGCCGCCCGGGATTCGTCGACGGAATCAACCACTACGCGGGCCGGCTGCTCCTGGAGGGTCAGCCGGTGGACCATGCCCCGATAGTGTCGATAGGCATCCGCCAGCACCCGCGCCTGTTCGGTGGTGAACTCGCCCGCCCGCTCAAGCTCGTCGAGCAGGCGGATGTTGTCCGTGTAGCGCAGCAGGCCGGAATACCCATAGGCTCCGGCCAATACGCCATATTGAACCATGAATTCGATATCCGCGATACCGCCGCGGTCCTGCTTGAGATCGAACTCATTGCGCGCCGTCGAGCCCAGTTCGCGCCGCATACGCTCGCGCATGTGGCGCACCTCCTCTCGCAACTCGTCGCGGTCTCGGGGGCGGGTCAGGATCTCGCGGCGCAGCGCCACAAAACGATCACTCAGATCGTCGCCACCGACCACCATCCGGGCACGAACCAGCGCCTGATGCTCCCAGGTCCAGGCCCTTTCGCGCTGGTATTCGGCGAGGGCATCGATACTGGTGGTGAGCAGGCCGGACTGCCCGCTGGGGCGGAGTCGGGTATCCACCTCGTAGAGAATCCCACCCGGGGTAGGCGTATTCAGGATGTGGATCACGCGCTGGGCAAGCCTTGCGAAGAAAACCGCCGGCTCCACCGGCTTCTCACCGGTCGTGGCCGTGCCCGCAGGCACCGGATCGTGAAGGAAGACGATATCGAGGTCGGAGCCGTAACCAAGTTCCAGCGAACCGAGCTTGCCGTACGCGATGATGCCGAAATCCGCCACCTCTCCATCGGCACGCAGCGGTTCACCATAGCGCATGCTGACCTGCCGCCAACCCAGCGTGATCACCCGCTGGAGCACCACCTCGGCGATATCCGTGAGATAGTCGCTGACCAGCATCACCGGAATGGCGCCGGCGAGATCCGCCGCCGCGACCCGCAGCACCTGGGTCTGCTTGAACTGACGGAGAATCTCCATCTGTTGCTCAAGGTCGTCGGGATCGGCACTGGCCATCCGCGCGTCGACCTCGGCGGCCAGAGCTTCCCGGCTCAACGGTGCGTAGAGCGTGCGAGGATCCAGCAGCTCGTCGAGCAGCATCGGGTGCAGGGACAGGTAGCGGGCGATCCATGGGCTGCCGCCCACCAGGCGCACGAGCTGGGAGATCGCCATGGGATGCTCGTTGAGCAGTGCCAGATAGGCTGTACGGCGAACGATGCCGTCGAGCAGGGTCAGCAGACGCTCCAGGGCCGCATCCGGCGCATCACCGCCTACCACGGCGGCCAGCAGCATGGGCATCAGCCGGTCCAGCCGTGTCCGACCCTGTTCCGAGAGTGCCCGAACCCGGCTGCCGTCGCGGAATCGCTGGATCATGAGGTAGGCGGAATGCGGATCGGCAAATCCGGCATCCGCAAGGATCTCGCGGGCCATCTCCTCGTCCACGGTGTCGTACCAGACATCGGAGAAATCCGGTTCATCGGTGGTTTCCGCCTCATCCTCCTGCTGCGGAGCGACAAACACCTGATCGAAATGCCCCTGCACCCGACGCCGCCAGCTGTCGAGTTCCTCGCGCAGGCTATCCCAGTCCTCGGCACCCATCGCCAGGACCAGGCGCGCCTGATCAAGCGCGTCCGTCGGCAGATCGTGTGCCTGGCGATCGTGCATGGCCTGAATGCGGTTCTCGATGCGCCGCAGGTAGCGATAGGCCTCCGTGAGGTCGTGCTGGGCATGGGCCGGGATCAGCGCCTGCTCGGCAAGATACGCCAGCACCGGCTGCAGGCTGCGCTCCCGCAAGGCAGGCTCCTGCCCGCCGCGGATGAGCTGGAATGCCTGGGCGATGAATTCCACCTCGCGAATGCCGCCGCGCCCCAGCTTGACGTTATCCGCCAGCCGGCGACGGCGTACCTCCCGGGCGATCATCGCCTTCATCGAGCGCAGCGACTCGAGGGCGCCGTAATCGAGATACCGGCGATAGACGAACGGCGAGAGTGTCTCGAGCAGTGCCTGTCCCTCAACCTGATCGCCGGCGACGACCCGGGCCTTGATCAGCGCATAACGCTCCCACTCCCGGCCCTGCTCGAGAAAGTAGAGCTCCATCGCGGGGACGCTCATCGCCAGCGGCCCGCTGTCACCGTAGGGTCGCAGCCGCATGTCCACCCGAAAGCACTGGCCATCGGGTGTCTGCTGGTCGAGGGCGGCGATCAGCGAACGGCCCAGCTGCAGAAAGAACTGCTCGTTGGCCTTCGGTTGTTCGGCGTCGGTAAAACCAGGCTCAGGGAAAGCAAAGATGAGATCGATGTCGGACGAGAAGTTGAGCTCGCGACCGCCCAGCTTGCCCATACCCAGCACGATCATTCGCTCGGCATTACCGGCACTGTCACGGGGTGTGCCCATTTGCCCGCACAGCCGCTGGTAGAGCCACTCCAGCGCCTCGTCGATCAGTACATCGGCCAGTTCGGAGAGATCCTCGAGCACCTCGTCGAGCTCGGCGCGCCCACTCAGATCCCGCCACGCGATGCGCAGCATCTCGCGCGAGCGGAAGCGGCGCAGCGCACGATGCAGAGAAGACTCGTCACTGATGCGGTCGAGCTGGGACTGCAGTCGTCTACGGCAACCATCAACAGGGTAGGAGCCATGCAGATCGCCGGTTTGCACCAAATCTCGGAGCATCTCCGGGCTACGCAGACAGATACGACTCACGAACTCGCTCATTGCCCAAACGCTCGGCAATTCAGCCAGTACGCCTTCATCCTCGGGCAAGTCATCAGGCCCCGGAAAACGATCCAATGCGATAGTGACGGCGCCTCGGAGCTCTTCCGGTACGGCCTGCAGAGAGGTTTCAAGAGTGGAGGGGAGTTCGTCAGGACTCATAAACGCGCTCAGGACTACCTCGATTTTCCGTATTGCTCCGCAACCGCGGGATCAGTGGTGCCCGGCAACAGTTCATCAGGCTGGGCGCTCATATGGCGAAAGCTAGCGCAGGCATTGAGCACTCCGTTACGAGAACGGTGAAAAAATCGCGTTGTGCGGCTCCACCAGGGACCCTTTTGGGTGTGCCTATCACCAATCTGCGAGGCAAGAGGCTTCTGGCGAGGTCTGACAGCAAAAGGTTCGATCCCGTGGATCGGGACCCCATGCAGGTATTGATTACGCACGAAAACATCGACGGGATAGCTGAAGGTCTGGCTCGCGGTAACCAGCGCGCGGGCCGCTCGCGGCGTAATCTGGTAGGCAGTCAGACGCTGTGGAATCTTCAGGTAGCGCACAATCGACCGACCATCGCGCTGCCAGCACCGGATCGAGGGCTTTTTCCGAGTCGCTTCAAGCCGGATGAAATCGAACCGGCTGCTCAATTCCTCGGCAACGGCAAGGATGCCGCCGGCATCTCCCACGAACTCCAGGTCATCCTCCATGATGACCAGTGGCATCCCAGTCTCAATGCAGTGTTGCCACAACAGAAAATGACTTGCGTAGCAGCCAATTTCGCCCGGCACATGGGGACGTCCATGCTGGATGAGGAATCGGCGGGGGCTGAATCGGGCCACCACCGGGTTAGATATGTCACCCCCATCGACTGCATCGAAGAACCGAAAATCCCGCCCCAACCGCGCGAACTGTTCACGGACGGAGGCGCGACGTTCGAGTGAACCCTTCAGACTAATGACCCGAACTTCCAGCAATGC
Proteins encoded in this region:
- a CDS encoding zinc-finger domain-containing protein — encoded protein: MPDPQTHDRPDLIKPNSENRYEVTVDDLPLSCPMPGMYLWNSHPKVYIPVHKTGEGKCPYCGAEYFIRDFDPDDPALAEHHRRE
- a CDS encoding branched-chain amino acid transaminase; amino-acid sequence: MSMADLDGWIWMDGELVPWRDAQVHVLTHTLHYGMGVFEGIRAYKTDRGPAIFRLPEHVRRLFDSAKILGMSLPWSQDEVIEACRAAVRENGLESGYIRPMAFYGAESMGLRADNLQTHLIVAAWSWGSYMGEENMERGIRVRTSSFTRHHVNIAMCRAKANGQYINSMMALQEAVACGYDEALLLDPEGFVAEGSGENFFLIRDGVIHTPELHSALAGVTRDAIMTLAREAGYEVRERRITRDEVYVCDEAFFTGTAAEVTPIRELDGRVIGEGRRGPITTDIQSRFFALVEGRSDAHHEWLTPVA
- a CDS encoding glycosyltransferase family 25 protein, with the protein product MLEVRVISLKGSLERRASVREQFARLGRDFRFFDAVDGGDISNPVVARFSPRRFLIQHGRPHVPGEIGCYASHFLLWQHCIETGMPLVIMEDDLEFVGDAGGILAVAEELSSRFDFIRLEATRKKPSIRCWQRDGRSIVRYLKIPQRLTAYQITPRAARALVTASQTFSYPVDVFVRNQYLHGVPIHGIEPFAVRPRQKPLASQIGDRHTQKGPWWSRTTRFFHRSRNGVLNACASFRHMSAQPDELLPGTTDPAVAEQYGKSR
- a CDS encoding lysophospholipid acyltransferase family protein encodes the protein MEQPLRGRGRAIDCLLGLFSHLSLPALHRLGRAVAWLSERLHREERHVARVNVELCFPELSVEERERLARAALRENAKGLFELAALWKWPVPRVLGLIRSVEGADEVDGALAEGRGLLVIAPHHGAWELLQMWLAQRVRLHALYRPPRWADLEMLLNRGRSRSGAIFWPARPSGIRALFKALKAGEAVGVLPDQSPPGEGVFVPFFGRRAKTMTLFGKLAARTDAPVVIGWAERLEHGAGYRLHWRRVTEPVGDADPEVAATALNREIEKVVRECPEQYQWTYRRFSRRPEGWGNPYE
- the glnE gene encoding bifunctional [glutamate--ammonia ligase]-adenylyl-L-tyrosine phosphorylase/[glutamate--ammonia-ligase] adenylyltransferase — its product is MSPDELPSTLETSLQAVPEELRGAVTIALDRFPGPDDLPEDEGVLAELPSVWAMSEFVSRICLRSPEMLRDLVQTGDLHGSYPVDGCRRRLQSQLDRISDESSLHRALRRFRSREMLRIAWRDLSGRAELDEVLEDLSELADVLIDEALEWLYQRLCGQMGTPRDSAGNAERMIVLGMGKLGGRELNFSSDIDLIFAFPEPGFTDAEQPKANEQFFLQLGRSLIAALDQQTPDGQCFRVDMRLRPYGDSGPLAMSVPAMELYFLEQGREWERYALIKARVVAGDQVEGQALLETLSPFVYRRYLDYGALESLRSMKAMIAREVRRRRLADNVKLGRGGIREVEFIAQAFQLIRGGQEPALRERSLQPVLAYLAEQALIPAHAQHDLTEAYRYLRRIENRIQAMHDRQAHDLPTDALDQARLVLAMGAEDWDSLREELDSWRRRVQGHFDQVFVAPQQEDEAETTDEPDFSDVWYDTVDEEMAREILADAGFADPHSAYLMIQRFRDGSRVRALSEQGRTRLDRLMPMLLAAVVGGDAPDAALERLLTLLDGIVRRTAYLALLNEHPMAISQLVRLVGGSPWIARYLSLHPMLLDELLDPRTLYAPLSREALAAEVDARMASADPDDLEQQMEILRQFKQTQVLRVAAADLAGAIPVMLVSDYLTDIAEVVLQRVITLGWRQVSMRYGEPLRADGEVADFGIIAYGKLGSLELGYGSDLDIVFLHDPVPAGTATTGEKPVEPAVFFARLAQRVIHILNTPTPGGILYEVDTRLRPSGQSGLLTTSIDALAEYQRERAWTWEHQALVRARMVVGGDDLSDRFVALRREILTRPRDRDELREEVRHMRERMRRELGSTARNEFDLKQDRGGIADIEFMVQYGVLAGAYGYSGLLRYTDNIRLLDELERAGEFTTEQARVLADAYRHYRGMVHRLTLQEQPARVVVDSVDESRAAVAGVWGAVMEPGADENA